The following are from one region of the Methanobacterium sp. genome:
- a CDS encoding DUF4013 domain-containing protein — MAIKEIVIDSLKYPLSDWKKILTLGIIIFAISLARSSDYLGVTNVVIYRLFIIAGFIIGFFVNGYLFRILKSSLDDVNELPKFDNWIEMLRDGLKIYLVALVYILPAILILLHSMFLMTSSFPEVLSMYGIDFNSLIIDNIIQSQVGEFFLFSAGSLSFISSFMPIYSTAGIIYLVVIVPLFLMALANMADYDGDLFSAFQFSEIIGEINYIGWGNLIKWYLTVFFIFNLLFAVPALIRFLSHFNRELGGFIVWGLSSLIWLPYLYIFFIRSVALIYLSE; from the coding sequence ATGGCTATAAAGGAAATAGTTATTGATTCTTTGAAATATCCGCTTTCAGACTGGAAGAAAATTTTGACATTGGGAATTATTATATTTGCAATTAGTCTTGCAAGAAGCAGTGATTATTTGGGGGTAACAAATGTTGTAATTTACCGATTATTTATCATTGCAGGGTTTATTATAGGATTTTTTGTCAACGGGTATTTATTTAGAATTTTAAAATCATCTTTAGATGATGTGAACGAACTACCAAAATTTGACAATTGGATTGAAATGTTACGAGATGGTTTAAAGATTTACTTGGTAGCATTAGTCTACATCCTCCCTGCTATCTTAATTTTGCTTCATTCAATGTTTTTAATGACCTCGTCATTTCCAGAAGTTCTTTCTATGTATGGCATAGATTTTAATTCATTAATTATAGATAATATTATACAGTCACAAGTAGGGGAGTTTTTCCTTTTTTCTGCTGGTAGTTTATCTTTTATTTCTAGTTTTATGCCTATCTATTCTACTGCGGGAATTATATATTTGGTTGTAATAGTTCCCCTGTTTTTAATGGCATTAGCAAATATGGCAGACTACGATGGCGATCTGTTCTCAGCATTCCAATTCAGTGAAATTATAGGTGAAATAAATTATATCGGATGGGGTAACCTAATAAAATGGTATTTGACAGTATTTTTTATCTTCAATTTGTTGTTTGCCGTGCCCGCTTTGATTCGGTTTTTAAGCCATTTTAATAGGGAATTAGGGGGATTTATTGTGTGGGGATTGTCTTCCTTGATTTGGTTACCCTATTTATACATATTCTTTATCAGATCGGTGGCGTTGATCTATCTATCAGAATAG
- the trxB gene encoding thioredoxin-disulfide reductase — protein sequence MEEFDLIIVGGGPAGLTAGIYAGRQGMKTIILEMMVGAGSGYMVPLMENYPGFDLISGKDLLEKMRKQVEKRVPIANMEEVKEIIKNDWGYVTVKTSKGTYKTKSVIISTGSRHRRLKVPGEIDFVGRGVCYCATCDGPLYSDKDVAVIGGGNAAVQESIYLKSLGCKVTIVHRRNKLRAEKYLQEKLDENDIPIIWDSVVERINGDKNVDSVTLRNIKTEKRNKLHVDGIFIAIGEEPLSKVAQNAGVEVDGNGYIITDKFQRTNISGMYAAGDITGGIKQWVVACAEGAVAAISAYNDTIN from the coding sequence GTGGAAGAATTTGATCTGATTATTGTTGGAGGAGGGCCAGCAGGATTAACTGCCGGAATTTATGCTGGTAGGCAGGGAATGAAAACCATCATACTGGAAATGATGGTTGGTGCTGGTTCTGGGTATATGGTCCCTCTTATGGAGAATTATCCGGGGTTTGATTTGATTTCTGGGAAGGATTTGCTGGAAAAAATGAGAAAACAGGTTGAAAAACGTGTTCCCATAGCGAACATGGAAGAAGTCAAAGAAATTATAAAAAATGATTGGGGGTATGTTACTGTCAAAACCTCTAAAGGCACATATAAAACTAAGTCTGTTATAATATCCACGGGAAGTCGTCACAGAAGACTCAAAGTACCGGGTGAGATAGATTTTGTTGGTCGTGGAGTTTGTTATTGTGCTACTTGTGATGGGCCATTATATTCAGACAAGGATGTTGCGGTAATAGGGGGTGGAAATGCTGCAGTCCAAGAATCAATTTATCTAAAAAGTTTAGGCTGCAAGGTCACAATAGTCCATCGAAGGAACAAATTAAGGGCTGAAAAATATCTTCAGGAAAAATTAGATGAAAATGACATCCCTATTATATGGGATTCCGTAGTTGAACGGATAAACGGAGATAAAAACGTGGATAGTGTAACACTTCGCAACATCAAAACAGAAAAGAGAAATAAACTACATGTAGATGGTATATTTATTGCAATTGGTGAGGAACCCCTTAGTAAAGTTGCACAAAATGCAGGTGTTGAAGTTGATGGCAATGGTTATATCATCACTGACAAATTTCAAAGGACAAATATATCTGGAATGTATGCAGCTGGTGACATCACTGGTGGGATTAAACAATGGGTTGTAGCTTGTGCTGAAGGTGCAGTGGCAGCAATTTCAGCATATAATGATACAATAAACTGA
- the hcp gene encoding hydroxylamine reductase — translation MDKKEALDMFCYQCSQTARETGCTIVGVCGKQPTVARLQDNLLFAIKGISAYLYHARELGYTDDEVDAFLEKGFFSTLTNVNFNAEDLVELALEAGRMNIKTMQLLKKAHIETYGEPEPTEVPVGSIKGPGIVVTGHSLKNLEDLLKQTEGKGINVYTHSEMLPAHGYPGLKKYKHLVGQLGGPWFDQKQTFSKYPVAILGTSNCVLLPKDEYKERMFTSGVAQLPGVQHIDDNDFTPVIEKALELPELDDEPRDTVLTTGFGASTVLSLAPKIKELVEAGKIKQFILVGGCDSPKPQAKYYREFVEKLPQEAVVLTLACGKYRFNDLDLGDIEGVPRLIDLGQCNDAIVAVDIAVALTELFGVELNELPLTLVLSWMEQKAVAILWSLLALDIKNMYIGPIIPGWANDDILNVLVEKYGLTPIGDPEEDIKAIMG, via the coding sequence ATGGATAAAAAAGAAGCATTAGACATGTTTTGTTACCAGTGCTCGCAAACAGCACGTGAAACTGGTTGTACTATTGTAGGAGTATGTGGAAAACAACCCACAGTGGCTAGGCTACAAGACAACTTGTTATTCGCCATAAAGGGAATATCAGCCTATTTATACCACGCCCGTGAGTTAGGATATACTGATGATGAGGTAGATGCCTTCCTAGAGAAAGGTTTCTTCTCTACACTGACCAACGTTAACTTCAACGCTGAGGACCTGGTTGAACTAGCCTTGGAAGCAGGACGAATGAATATCAAAACTATGCAACTTCTAAAAAAAGCTCACATCGAAACTTACGGCGAACCAGAACCAACTGAAGTACCAGTAGGATCAATTAAAGGTCCTGGAATTGTGGTGACCGGACACAGCCTCAAAAACTTAGAAGATCTCTTGAAACAGACTGAAGGAAAAGGTATCAATGTATACACTCACTCGGAAATGTTACCAGCCCATGGATATCCCGGACTTAAAAAATACAAACACTTAGTAGGACAACTGGGAGGACCATGGTTTGACCAAAAACAGACCTTTTCCAAATATCCTGTAGCTATTCTGGGAACTTCCAACTGTGTACTCTTACCAAAAGATGAATACAAAGAAAGAATGTTCACCAGTGGTGTAGCTCAGTTACCCGGAGTTCAACACATAGACGACAACGATTTCACCCCTGTAATTGAAAAAGCACTAGAATTGCCAGAATTGGATGATGAACCCCGTGATACTGTATTAACAACTGGATTTGGGGCCTCCACAGTCCTATCTCTTGCACCTAAAATCAAAGAATTGGTAGAAGCTGGAAAAATAAAACAATTTATCTTGGTTGGAGGATGTGACTCTCCGAAACCACAAGCCAAATACTACAGAGAATTCGTTGAAAAACTCCCACAAGAAGCTGTGGTACTCACTCTTGCTTGCGGAAAATACCGATTCAATGATTTGGATCTAGGAGACATTGAAGGAGTACCCCGCTTAATTGATCTAGGACAATGTAATGATGCCATAGTCGCCGTAGATATTGCTGTAGCTTTAACTGAACTATTCGGTGTTGAACTCAATGAATTGCCATTAACCTTGGTTTTAAGCTGGATGGAGCAAAAAGCAGTGGCAATACTATGGAGTTTGCTCGCACTAGACATTAAAAACATGTATATCGGACCAATAATACCTGGCTGGGCAAATGACGATATTCTTAATGTTTTAGTAGAAAAGTATGGTTTAACGCCAATTGGAGATCCAGAAGAAGATATAAAAGCCATCATGGGGTAA
- a CDS encoding TIM barrel protein, producing the protein MKQNILFGPAGNPIGFNGQTVEVCGYIRELGLDAYEYQATYGVRIQKQSALKLKKNAKKNDIKVSMHAPYYINLSAQKDDVLERSIDRLVQSARAAEWMGAYRIVFHPGFYTKFTPQEALNRCKFAISKLMDDLDSLGIKNFTFAPETTGKRSQLGNLDEIIDICDSFDNFSPTIDFAHLHARGRGCIKELDDYFKILRKLEDVLVDVGKKVQPLHCHFTKIEYTDAGERKHHVLNETEFGPPLDLLLETLIECGWYATIICETPFLERDALIMKQKYQNLL; encoded by the coding sequence ATGAAACAAAATATTTTATTCGGCCCAGCAGGAAATCCAATTGGTTTCAATGGCCAAACTGTTGAAGTATGTGGTTACATTCGTGAATTAGGATTGGACGCTTACGAATACCAAGCCACATACGGAGTACGTATTCAGAAACAATCTGCCCTTAAATTGAAAAAGAATGCTAAAAAAAATGATATTAAGGTTTCAATGCACGCTCCATATTATATCAATTTATCAGCGCAGAAGGACGATGTTTTAGAAAGATCTATTGATAGGCTGGTTCAATCAGCCCGTGCTGCAGAATGGATGGGAGCGTATAGAATTGTTTTTCACCCTGGGTTTTATACAAAATTCACTCCTCAAGAGGCTCTTAATCGATGTAAGTTCGCAATTTCAAAATTAATGGATGATCTTGATTCTCTAGGAATTAAAAATTTCACTTTTGCCCCTGAAACTACCGGAAAAAGGTCACAACTAGGAAATTTAGATGAAATCATAGATATTTGTGATTCATTTGATAATTTTTCACCAACAATTGACTTTGCACATTTACATGCCAGAGGCAGAGGCTGTATTAAAGAATTAGATGATTATTTTAAAATATTAAGGAAATTAGAGGATGTCCTGGTGGATGTTGGTAAAAAAGTTCAACCTCTACATTGCCATTTCACCAAGATCGAGTACACAGATGCCGGTGAGAGAAAACATCATGTTTTGAATGAAACTGAATTTGGCCCACCATTAGACTTATTGTTGGAAACACTTATTGAATGTGGTTGGTATGCTACTATAATTTGTGAAACTCCTTTTCTGGAAAGAGATGCTCTTATAATGAAGCAAAAATACCAAAATTTACTTTAG
- a CDS encoding ArsR family transcriptional regulator — MVNNVKENEIKPSKPPDNSQIELFATPEGVLAIKSPVRVKILSMLRNGDLSFDEIVKLSGRAKSTVSSHLKAMSRDGIINSRVDPEDARKKIFYIQSGYIGKLHRQKLQEDISAYIQRYIASENEPFEFFRLIFHTLRISLLNQGVDIDPILYEAGLKVGDALYEKVKDPDQSTFLSNIAQFWKTHNLGSIKIHSLKPITISVTDCFECSGLPYLGRPACAFDSGILESLFSSYNQEKVKVLETACYALGDKACRFVIQ; from the coding sequence ATGGTAAATAATGTGAAAGAAAACGAAATAAAACCTTCAAAACCACCAGATAACAGCCAAATAGAACTTTTTGCAACTCCTGAAGGTGTGTTGGCTATTAAAAGCCCTGTTAGAGTGAAAATCCTATCAATGTTGAGAAATGGTGATTTGAGCTTTGATGAAATTGTGAAGCTTTCAGGCCGTGCAAAATCCACTGTATCAAGTCATCTTAAAGCAATGAGCCGTGATGGGATAATTAACTCCCGTGTTGACCCTGAAGATGCTCGTAAAAAGATATTTTACATCCAATCAGGGTATATTGGAAAATTACATCGCCAAAAACTTCAAGAAGATATTTCAGCTTATATCCAGAGGTACATTGCCAGTGAAAATGAACCTTTTGAATTTTTTAGACTCATCTTCCACACCCTGAGGATTTCTCTATTAAATCAAGGAGTTGACATAGATCCAATACTTTATGAAGCTGGTTTAAAAGTTGGAGATGCTTTATACGAAAAAGTGAAAGATCCGGATCAGTCTACTTTTCTTTCTAATATTGCTCAATTCTGGAAAACCCACAACTTGGGATCTATAAAGATTCATAGTTTAAAACCAATTACCATAAGTGTAACCGATTGTTTCGAATGCAGTGGCCTTCCTTATTTAGGACGACCTGCCTGTGCATTTGATAGCGGAATATTAGAATCATTATTCAGTTCATACAACCAGGAAAAGGTAAAAGTTTTGGAAACTGCATGTTATGCCTTGGGAGATAAAGCATGCCGTTTTGTCATCCAATAA
- a CDS encoding AAA family ATPase, with product MKHNNITNDPIVSEKKTSAGLEDSGKETKMVVLQSIGYPFLCNLVENPKIEIFDNELFELYAREQWVGYKVKEGSFLFDQKLLPDFAFKVIKAHPDDSRITKNTSILLMEVEEVREIKKIESNLKITDVIGQERAKTKCKIITRYLQEPESFQEWAPNNVLFHGTPGTGKTMLAKSLSNELQVPLFLVKATSLIGEHVGDGARQIHELFEAAVACSPSVIFIDEIDAIGLDRRYQSLRGDVSEVVNALLTEMDGINPNLGVVTIGATNNPQLLDYALRSRFEEEIEFVLPDKNERRQILEMYVNSMPLPVDQDLGKLAHLSRGMSGRDIKDRLLKVALHKAISEDKDVVTMEDFHYALKHYKKETNEPKGMFA from the coding sequence TTGAAACACAATAACATTACTAATGATCCTATTGTATCCGAGAAAAAGACTTCCGCTGGTCTTGAGGACTCTGGAAAAGAAACAAAGATGGTTGTACTCCAATCCATTGGATACCCATTTTTGTGTAACTTGGTGGAGAATCCAAAAATAGAAATATTTGACAATGAACTTTTTGAGTTATACGCCCGAGAACAATGGGTCGGGTACAAGGTCAAGGAAGGATCATTCCTTTTTGACCAAAAATTATTACCAGATTTTGCTTTTAAAGTGATAAAAGCCCATCCCGATGACTCAAGGATAACCAAAAACACCTCCATCCTCCTCATGGAGGTGGAAGAGGTTCGGGAAATTAAAAAAATTGAGAGCAACCTCAAAATCACTGATGTTATAGGTCAGGAAAGAGCCAAAACCAAGTGCAAAATCATAACACGATACTTACAGGAACCAGAGAGTTTTCAGGAATGGGCACCTAACAATGTTTTATTCCATGGAACACCAGGTACAGGAAAAACAATGCTGGCAAAATCTTTGTCTAATGAGCTTCAAGTACCTCTTTTCCTGGTTAAGGCCACAAGTCTCATAGGGGAACACGTGGGGGATGGAGCACGCCAAATACACGAACTTTTCGAGGCTGCAGTTGCTTGCTCACCCTCAGTTATTTTCATAGATGAGATAGATGCCATCGGCCTCGACCGCCGGTATCAGTCCCTCAGGGGAGATGTTTCCGAAGTGGTGAATGCTCTTTTGACTGAGATGGATGGTATCAACCCTAACTTGGGGGTGGTAACGATTGGAGCCACTAATAATCCTCAATTGTTGGATTATGCTCTCAGAAGTAGATTTGAAGAGGAAATTGAATTTGTTCTTCCTGATAAAAATGAAAGAAGACAAATCCTTGAAATGTACGTTAATTCCATGCCCTTACCAGTTGACCAAGATCTTGGAAAACTAGCACATCTTTCCAGGGGAATGTCTGGTAGGGACATTAAAGACCGCTTACTGAAGGTAGCCCTCCACAAAGCCATCTCTGAAGATAAGGATGTTGTAACTATGGAAGACTTCCATTACGCTCTGAAACATTACAAAAAAGAAACTAATGAACCAAAGGGCATGTTTGCCTGA
- a CDS encoding cupin domain-containing protein — protein sequence MKVVKKDETPIADTPHKVDVRKLYDTENAQAVHIKLEPGESLKKHITPVDVFFYVLEGVGIVEIGDEKKQVTRDTLIDSPARIPHCWYNESDQTLRFLVVKVPRPTENTRLL from the coding sequence ATGAAAGTAGTAAAAAAAGATGAAACCCCAATCGCAGACACTCCACACAAGGTAGATGTACGAAAATTGTACGATACCGAAAATGCACAAGCTGTTCATATCAAACTTGAGCCAGGAGAATCTCTCAAAAAACACATCACCCCTGTCGATGTATTTTTCTATGTTTTAGAAGGTGTTGGCATTGTTGAGATAGGTGATGAGAAGAAACAGGTCACTAGAGATACACTAATTGATAGTCCTGCCCGTATACCTCACTGCTGGTATAATGAGAGCGATCAAACACTTCGATTCTTGGTTGTTAAAGTACCTAGACCCACTGAAAATACCAGATTATTATAA
- a CDS encoding DUF4013 domain-containing protein has protein sequence MLMKGKMSNALRYTIANWQNILILGLIIFLTDHLIDFDIPSIIKGINDIIILIVVVFLSFMEIGYGFRIVEETVQGSSKPPSFHNPLDLFWHGVKESVILLLYFIVPLILVVIGVSEFEYLLNLDLGPIIMQYALLFVIIFFLAFNIMFQGAVLNMAHHHGRILSAFDFSMVFRKIRLVGLKNMLLVSFITVFVLYIIQQVVFDTMHELPYIGSSLGDIISTVFFAPFLMIFTTRLLGLIDVSDGID, from the coding sequence ATTTTAATGAAGGGAAAAATGTCCAATGCTTTGCGCTACACTATCGCAAACTGGCAAAATATTCTTATATTGGGACTAATTATTTTTTTAACTGATCATTTGATTGATTTCGACATCCCATCAATAATAAAAGGAATAAATGATATCATAATTCTTATTGTTGTGGTTTTTTTATCGTTCATGGAGATAGGCTATGGTTTTCGTATTGTGGAAGAAACAGTCCAGGGTTCCAGCAAGCCCCCCAGTTTTCATAATCCATTGGATCTGTTCTGGCATGGGGTGAAGGAGAGTGTGATCTTACTCCTATATTTTATAGTGCCTCTGATTCTGGTTGTAATTGGAGTTTCAGAGTTTGAATACCTTTTAAATCTAGATTTAGGCCCTATAATTATGCAATATGCTTTATTATTTGTGATTATATTCTTTTTAGCCTTTAACATCATGTTTCAGGGGGCAGTTTTGAACATGGCCCACCATCATGGGCGTATACTTTCTGCTTTTGACTTTTCAATGGTATTCCGAAAAATACGATTGGTGGGACTGAAAAACATGCTATTGGTATCATTTATCACGGTTTTTGTCCTTTATATAATTCAACAAGTTGTTTTTGACACCATGCATGAATTGCCCTATATTGGCTCATCATTAGGAGATATTATTTCCACGGTTTTTTTTGCTCCTTTCCTAATGATATTCACCACACGTTTATTGGGACTGATTGATGTTTCAGATGGCATAGATTAA